TTGCACCAGAACATACTTGCCACGCCGGGACCTGACCAACACCTCAAGCCCGTCGTGGACTATGACCATCTCCTTGTACTCCTCGCCCGGGCCGGAGCGAAGTGTAAGTTCGGGCACAACGACCACCGCCTTGGCCGGGCTTACCTCAGCCGCCCAGCTCAACCACGATGCACCAGTGTAGAGCCAGAACGCGGCCAGCACAGCAGCAATCACGACCAGCGGCCTGCGCTGAACCGGCCCGCCGAAAAAAACAAGCCCAAGGCAGAGTAGCGTCAGGAAGAAAAGAACGCCGTTGGCAAGCTTGACTGTCGCCAGGTCAACCAGGCGCAGCAGGGCGGTCAAGAACCGTAACACCGGATTAGGAATCACAAGTGTCTTGTCTGGACGGTAGGCGCGACCGAACTCAAGATTCTGGCGGATATCAACATCGGTTGGAGCGAGAATGTAGGCACGATTGTAGTCGGCGATTGCCCGGCCGATTGCCCCCAGTTTGAAATGTGCATTGCCCCGGTTGTAGTACAGATTGGCATTGCGCACAAACATTGCCGCGCTGTCGTAGTAAACAAGTGCCCGGCCGAAATCGCCGGCCTCGTATGCCTGATTCGCCGCCTGGAACAAGTCGGCGGTGGTGGCGGCATAGGCTGGCACAAGGCAGGGAGTAACAAACCAGAACCCCACCATCAAAACGCCGGTGTGCCACAACTGGATTGCCCGGTGCTTGAGTTCGGCCGCCATTTGTCTTACAACGCCTCCAGCGTTCTTACCGCCCGCTCCAGCATTTCCCGGCCCGAACATGATACCATTCCGGGAGAGAACCTCGCCGCATCACAGTTCTTTACGATATCCAGCAGTTCGGTAACTCCCGTCGGGCTCACTCCTTGACGGGTAAGTTCTACCGTGAGTTCCTCGTTTGTCATCCCCTGGGATTCGATATTGAATCGGTCGCCAACGTAGCCAACAACCGCCTGAGAGAGAGCCGCATAGAAGCCGCGTTCGTCGCCCTGTT
This genomic interval from candidate division WOR-3 bacterium contains the following:
- a CDS encoding tetratricopeptide repeat protein; this encodes MAAELKHRAIQLWHTGVLMVGFWFVTPCLVPAYAATTADLFQAANQAYEAGDFGRALVYYDSAAMFVRNANLYYNRGNAHFKLGAIGRAIADYNRAYILAPTDVDIRQNLEFGRAYRPDKTLVIPNPVLRFLTALLRLVDLATVKLANGVLFFLTLLCLGLVFFGGPVQRRPLVVIAAVLAAFWLYTGASWLSWAAEVSPAKAVVVVPELTLRSGPGEEYKEMVIVHDGLEVLVRSRRGKYVLVQAPGGEGGWAESSAFEQIFPAR